The Jiangella alba genome includes the window GGCGGGGACCGTACTCAGCCGACGAACGCCGCGACGCGCGACGAACCCGCGAATCGGGCTGATCGGCGCCGATCCGAGCGGAACGGCGCCGGCAGAGCCGAACCAGCCGGCCAGGTTGAGCGGGGCCCGGGAGGAACCCCCGCCGACCTCAGCCGAACGTCTCGGCCAGCGCGTTGCCCAGCTCGGGCGACAGTTCGGCGCCGCGCACCAGTTCGTCGTCGGCTTCGTGGCCGCGGATCCGCAGCACCGACGCCCGCCGGCCGTCGCGGAGGACGCCGACGACGACGCGGACGTCGGAGCGGTCGGGGTGCTGCTGCGCCCAGCGGGCGGCCAGGCCGTCGTCGTCGGGCATCTGGTCCTCGGCGCCGGGCGGCAGGACGATGCGCTCGAGCACCAGCGCGCAGCCGGAGACGGTGTCGGGCCAGGTGATCTCGACGAGCAGGTCCTCGATCGGCCGGCCGGAGACGTCCTGCTCGATGGGCGTGAGGGAGTCGGCGGGCGCGTCGGGCTCGATGCCGATGCTGGCGGCCAGCGCCGGCTCGCGGGAGAGGAGGTCGGCCGTGGGCGCCAGCGCGTACAGCCGGGCCGGCTGGTCCCAGCCGTCGTCGCGGACGTGCTGTTCGATCTCCTCGATCGCGCGGTACAGGGCGCTCGGCTGCTCGTCCGTGGTGCTCATGCCCGCATCGTCGCACGCGCGGCGACGGCCGGCGACATCGGTCACGGCCCGGCGTCGAACGGGTCACGGTTCGCCCCGAACCGTCCGCTGACAGCGATGTTCCGACCGCGGGTCGGAACCGCGCAGGCCGGTGAGATAGTTTTGCAGGGGTGAGCCAGGACATGCCCCGACCCGCCGGACCGTTCCGCGGCGCGCCCCAACGACGGTCGCGCGCTCTACTGCCCACGCTCATCGTGCTCGGCGCCCTCATCGCCGCGTACGTGCTCGTCGTGACGTTCTGGACCGACAGACTGTGGTACCAGTCGGTCGACTTCACCCAGGTGTTCACGACACAGCTGGTCACACGGATCGGGTTGTTCCTGGTCTTCGGCCTGCTCATGGCCGCCTCGGTCGTCGTCAACGGCATGGTCGCCTACCGCGTCCGGCCGCGCTACCGGCCGATGAGCGTCGAGCAGCAGAGCCTCGACCGCTACCGCGACGCCATCGACCCGGTCCGTACCTGGGTGCTGACGGCGGCCGCCGTCCTGCTGGCGATCATGGCCGGCGCCAGCGCCGCGGGGCAGTGGCAGACCTTCCTGTTGTGGCGCAACGGCGGCGAGTTCGGCCAGAAGGACGCCCAGTTCGGTCTCGACCTCGGCTTCTTCGCCTTCGACTACCCGTGGTGGCGCTACCTCGTCAGCTTCGGGTTCGCGGTCGTCGTGCTGGGCCTGGTCGTCGCGGCCATCACCCACTACGTCTACGGCGGCATCCGGCTGCAGACCGCCGGGCAGAAGGTCAGCCCCGCCACCACGGCCCACCTGTCGGTCCTGATCGGCCTGTTCGTGCTGCTCAAGGCCGTGGCGTACTGGCTCGACCGGTACGCGCTGGTCATGCAGGACAACGACCGCTTCACCGGCGGCTCGTACACCGACATCAACGCGGTGCTGCCGGCCAAGACCATCCTGATCTTCGTCGCGACCATCTGCGCCATCCTGTTCTTCGTCAACGTCTGGCAGCGCAACTGGACGCTGCCGGGCATCGGGCTGGGCCTGCTCGTGCTGTCGGCGGTCCTGCTCGGCGGGCTGTGGCCGTTCCTCGTCCAGCAGTTCCAGGTCCGGCCGAGTGAGGCCAGCCGCGAGGCGCCGTACATCAGCCGCAACATCGAGGCGACCCGCGACGCCTACGGCATCCAGGACGTCCAGACCGAGGAGTACCGCGCCGAGACGTCGGTCCAGGAGGGCCAGCTGGCGCAGGACTCCGCCACCATCCCCGGCATCCGGCTGATGGACCCCAGCGT containing:
- a CDS encoding PPA1309 family protein, translating into MSTTDEQPSALYRAIEEIEQHVRDDGWDQPARLYALAPTADLLSREPALAASIGIEPDAPADSLTPIEQDVSGRPIEDLLVEITWPDTVSGCALVLERIVLPPGAEDQMPDDDGLAARWAQQHPDRSDVRVVVGVLRDGRRASVLRIRGHEADDELVRGAELSPELGNALAETFG